A genomic region of Oncorhynchus mykiss isolate Arlee chromosome 4, USDA_OmykA_1.1, whole genome shotgun sequence contains the following coding sequences:
- the LOC110521994 gene encoding enhancer of rudimentary homolog: MSHTILLVQPTKRPEGRTYADYESVNECMEGVCKMYEEHLKRMNPNSPSITYDISQLFDFIDDLADLSCLVYRADTQTYQPYNKDWIKEKIYVLLRRQAQQAGK, from the exons TCACACACAATTCTGCTTGTCCAGCCAACAAAGAGACCAGAGGGGAGGACATATGCCGACTACGAGTCAGTCAACGAATGCATGGAGG GTGTGTGTAAAATGTACGAGGAGCACCTGAAGAGGATGAACCCCAACAGTCCCTCCATCACCTATGACATCAGCCAGCTGTTTGACTTCATTGACGATTTGGCGGACCTCAGCTGTTTAGT ATACCGGGCGGACACTCAGACATACCAGCCATACAACAAAGACTGGATCAAGGAGAAGATCTACGTGCTGCTGCGGCGTCAAGCCCAACAAGCTGGGAAGTAA